In Harpia harpyja isolate bHarHar1 chromosome 12, bHarHar1 primary haplotype, whole genome shotgun sequence, a single window of DNA contains:
- the DDX52 gene encoding probable ATP-dependent RNA helicase DDX52 — protein sequence MEVQELFRRLGAGARFDVRRFGIDARRFGVIKGSGGVSPESLDFFGCKEEAPLVSSEEGWRLAGAGEEVKGGEQQKEDGAGKNGGEMAGKRKRAAESSERKRKKKKAREAASMPELSESNGIKWMSSLEAKFEDAKDKKPTAEKLERLRREKINRFRNQHKINIQGTDLPDPIATFEQLQKEYKIHPKIMENIQAAGFQVPTPIQMQAIPVMLHGRELLASAPTGSGKTLAFCIPLLTHLKQPRNKGFRALIISPTRELASQTHRELVKLAEGTGFRIHMIHKAAEAAKKFGPKSSKKFDILVTTPNRLIYLLKQDPPAIDLTSVEWLVVDESDKLFEDGKSGFRDQLASIFLACTSHVVRRALFSATFARDVEEWCKLNLDSVVLVSVGARNSAAETVEQELLFVGSETGKLTAMRDLIKKGFAPPVLVFVQSIERAKELFHELIYEGINVDVIHADKTQQQRDNVVHSFRAGKIWVLICSALLARGIDFKGVNMVINYDLPTSAVEYIHRIGRTGRAGHAGKAVTFFTEDDKPLLRSIANVIQRAGCPVPDYIKHFPKLQSIQKKKFIKKPLTRESICTTPQCFLKTGKRKTKTTKENIKEKKKVEDKNGSKLQTVSKS from the exons ATGGAGGTGCAGGAGCTGTTTCGGCGGTTGGGTGCCGGTGCCCGTTTTGACGTGCGGCGTTTCGGGATCGATGCGCGGCGATTCGGG gtgatAAAGGGGAGCGGCGGCGTCTCGCCGGAGAGCCTTGACTTCTTCGGGTGCAAGGAGGAAGCCCCCCTGGTGTCTTCCGAGGAGGGCTGGAGGCTCGCAGGGGCTGGAGAGGAGGTGAAGGGtggagagcagcagaaggaagatggAGCTGGGAAAAACGGCGGAGAGATGgcgggaaagagaaaaagagctgcagaaagcagtgaaaggaaaagaaaaaagaagaaggcACGAG AAGCAGCATCAATGCCAGAGTTGTCAGAAAGTAATGGAATAAAGTGGATGTCCTCTCTGGAAGCAAAATTTGAAGATGCAAAAGACAAAAAGCCTACTGCAGAAAAACTTGAACGCTTGAGAAGAGAAAAG ATAAACCGCTTCAGAAATCAACACAAGATTAATATTCAAGGAACAGATCTTCCTGACCCAATTGCCACCTTTGAGCAACTTCAAAAGGAATACAAAATCCACCCTAAAATCATGGAGAATATTCAAGCTGCTGGCTTCCAGGTCCCAACACCTATCCAGATGCAGGCTATTCCCGTCATGCTTCAT GGTCGGGAACTTCTAGCTTCAGCTCCTACTGGGTCTGGAAAAACACTGGCATTTTGTATTCCTCTCTTAACGCATCTGAAGCAACCTAGGAACAAAGGATTCAGAGCTCTGATCATATCACCTACCCGAGAACTTGCAAGCCAG ACACATCGGGAGCTGGTGAAGTTGGCTGAGGGGACAGGCTTCAGAATACATATGATCCACAAGGCAGCTGAAGCAGCAAAGAAGTTTGGGCCCAAGTCTTCTAAGAAATTTG ATATACTAGTTACGACTCCGAACAGACTCATTTATTTGCTGAAACAAGATCCTCCAGCAATAGACTTGACCAG TGTGGAGTGGCTGGTGGTGGATGAGTCAGATAAACTGTTTGAAGATGGGAAGTCAGGGTTCCGAGACCAGCTGGCCTCCATCTTCCTGGCATGCACATCCCACGTGGTGAGAAGAGCCTTGTTCAGCGCAACCTTTGCACGTGATGTAGAGGAGTGGTGTAAACTCAACCTTGACAGCGTTGTTCTGGTGTCTGTTGGAGCAAG AAACTCTGCAGCAGAGACAGTAGAGCAAGAGCTGCTGTTTGTTGGATCTGAGACAGGAAAACTAACAGCAATGAGAGACCttattaaaaag GGTTTTGCGCCTCCAGTCCTTGTTTTTGTACAGTCTATTGAGAGAGCTAAAGAGCTTTTCCATGAACTTATTTACGAAGGCATCAATGTGGATGTCATCCATGCAGACAAAACTCAGCAACAG agaGATAACGTAGTACACAGTTTCAGAGCTGGGAAGATCTGGGTGCTCATCTGCTCAGCCTTACTAGCTCGAGGGATTGACTTCAAAGGAGTGAACATGGTCATCAATTATGATTTGCCAACGAGTGCGGTGGAATACATCCACAGGATAG GTCGTACTGGAAGAGCAGGGCACGCAGGGAAAGCAGTCACTTTCTTTACAGAAGATGATAAACCTTTATTACGGAG taTAGCCAATGTTATTCAGCGAGCTGGCTGTCCTGTGCCAGACTACATAAAACACTTTCCCAAACTGCAAAG catacaaaagaagaaattcatTAAGAAACCATTGACAAGAGAATCCATTTGTACCACCCCTCAGTGCTTcttaaaaacaggcaaaagaaaaac